Proteins found in one Neomonachus schauinslandi chromosome 1, ASM220157v2, whole genome shotgun sequence genomic segment:
- the LOC110570685 gene encoding LOW QUALITY PROTEIN: T-complex protein 1 subunit zeta-like (The sequence of the model RefSeq protein was modified relative to this genomic sequence to represent the inferred CDS: inserted 2 bases in 2 codons), which translates to MAAVKTLKPNAEVARAQAALAVNISTAQGQQDVLRTNLGPKGXMKMLVSGAGDIKLTKDGNVLLHEMQIQHPTASLTAKVATAQDDITGDGTTSNVLIIGELLKQVDLYISEGLHPRITTEGFEAAKEKALQFLEQVKVSKEMDRETLIDVARTSLRTKVHAELADVLTEAIVDSILAIKKQDEPIDLLMVEIMEMKHKSETDTSLIRGLVLGHGAWHQDMKKRVEDAYILTCNVSLEYEKTEVNSGFFYKSAEEREKLVKAERKFIEDRVKKIIELKKKVCGDSDKGFIVINQKGIDPSSLDALAKEGIVALHRAKRRTMERLTLACSGVALNSFDDLNPDCLGYAGLVYEYTLGEEKFTFIEKCNNPRSVTLLIKGPNKHTLTQIKDAIRDGLRAVKNAIDDGCVVPGAGAVEVAMAEALIKYKPSVKGRAQLGVQAFADALLIIPKVLAQNSGFDLQETXKVQAEHSESGQLVGVDLNTGEPMVAAEVGLWDNYCVKKQLLHSCTVIATNILLVDEIMRAGMSSLKG; encoded by the exons ATGGCAGCCGTGAAGACCCTGAAACCCAATGCTGAGGTGGCCCGAGCCCAGGCGGCGCTGGCGGTGAACATCAGCACGGCCCAGGGCCAGCAAGACGTGCTGAGGACCAACTTGGGACCTAAGG ACATGAAGATGCTTGTTTCTGGTGCTGGAGACATCAAGCTTACTAAAGATGGCAATGTGCTGCTTCATGAAATGCAAATTCAACACCCAACAGCCTCCTTAACAGCCAAAGTAGCAACAGCCCAAGATGACATAACTGGTGATGGTACCACTTCCAATGTTTTAATCATTGGAGAGCTACTGAAACAGGTGGATCTCTACATTTCTGAAGGTCTTCATCCCAGAATAACAACAGAAGGATTTGAAGCTGCAAAGGAAAAGGCACTTCAGTTTTTGGAACAAGTCAAAGTAAGCAAAGAAATGGACAGGGAAACACTTATAGATGTGGCCAGAACATCTCTACGTACTAAAGTGCATGCTGAACTTGCTGATGTCTTAACAGAGGCTATAGTGGACTCCATTTTggccattaaaaaacaagatgaaCCTATCGACCTCCTCATGGTTGAGATCATGGAGATGAAACATAAATCTGAAACTGATACAAGCTTAATCAGAGGTCTTGTTTTGGGCCATGGGGCATGGCATCAGGATatgaaaaaaagagtagaagatgCATACATCCTGACATGCAATGTGTCATTAGaatatgagaaaacagaagtgaattctgggtttttttacaagagtgcagaagagagagagaaacttgtaaaagctgaaagaaaattcattgaagatagagttaaaaaaataatagaactgaaaaagaaagtcTGTGGTGATTCAGATAAAGGATTCATTGTTATTAACCAAAAGGGAATTGACCCCTCTTCCTTAGATGCTCTTGCAAAAGAAGGTATAGTAGCTCTGCATAGAGCTAAAAGGAGAACTATGGAAAGGCTGACTCTTGCTTGCAGTGGAGTAGCTCTAAATTCCTTTGATGACCTAAATCCTGATTGTTTGGGATATGCAGGACTTGTCTATGAATATACATTGGGAGAAGAGAAATTCACTTTTATTGAGAAATGTAACAATCCTCGCTCTGTCACATTATTGATCAAAGGACCAAATAAGCACACACTCACTCAAATCAAAGATGCAATAAGAGATGGCTTGAGGGCTGTTAAAAATGCTATTGATGATGGCTGTGTAGTTCCGGGTGCAGGTGCAGTGGAAGTAGCAATGGCAGAAGCCTTGATTAAGTACAAGCCCAGTGTAAAGGGCAGGGCCCAACTGGGAGTTCAAGCGTTTGCTGATGCATTACTCATTATTCCCAAGGTACTTGCTCAGAACTCTGGTTTTGACCTTCAGGAAA CTAAAGTTCAAGCAGAACATTCAGAATCAGGTCAGCTTGTGGGGGTGGACTTAAACACAGGTGAGCCAATGGTAGCAGCCGAAGTGGGCCTATGGGATAACTACTGTGTAAAGAAACAGCTTCTTCACTCCTGCACTGTGATTGCCACCAACATACTCCTGGTTGATGAGATCATGCGAGCTGGAATGTCTTCTTTAAAAGGTTGA